The following coding sequences are from one Ruminococcus flavefaciens AE3010 window:
- the ppk1 gene encoding polyphosphate kinase 1 produces MQKTKKQENNMEYMENRELSWLKFNKRVLEEAVDPDTPLLERISFSAIYQSNLDEFFMVRVGSLTEKAKDKKAKPDKFSGMTPAQQLDAIFTAVRRLQPSVEGAFLTTMSELAEFGYEHASFDKMSKEELAQLELYFKRELMPFISGIVINDALPFPFLQNKEIYAVVQLGSKKGISIGLIPATINRSERMISLGNDGKRFILAEEVILHFAHQMFKNYKVIDRALIRVTRSAAITASGTGPEFRRRMEELVDKRKKLEPMRLEMSDVFSRDALDYLCKKLKLKNVRVFTSRIPLDLSFLFTLQENDEDPKLHYILRTPRKPAALSDTRTVFSQVKSKDILLSFPFESMNQSFIRLLQESANDPKVTSIKITLYRLARNSKVIDALCTAAENGKDVLVMIELRARFDEENNIEWSKHLQEAGVNVIYGPKEFKAHSKLLLITRKAQGGSFDYVTQIGTGNYNEKTAALYTDMMLLTADRDIAADAEAVFDALQNGTFVENTKKLLVSPLALRPQVLDMMDQQIAIAKNGGNGYIAAKINSLNDFAIITKLIEASQAGVKVELIVRGLCCLIAGVQGYTENITVRSIVGRFLEHSRIFIFGADGPDQKIYIGSADYMSRNTIRRVEVAAPIEDERLRKRIREMFSIFMRDNTKARIMLSDGKYIRERRNSDVPFNSQEYFYAEAYKRLEDKSSRKEQLRRNREKSAEKKAPAKKAPARKTAGRKPAKTAPEKPEKAPAKRGRPKKTK; encoded by the coding sequence ATGCAAAAAACAAAAAAACAGGAGAACAATATGGAATACATGGAAAACAGAGAGCTTTCTTGGCTCAAATTCAATAAAAGAGTCCTTGAAGAGGCTGTCGATCCCGACACGCCTCTCCTTGAAAGGATATCTTTCTCAGCTATATATCAGAGCAACCTTGACGAATTTTTCATGGTCAGAGTGGGCTCTTTGACAGAAAAGGCAAAGGACAAAAAGGCAAAGCCCGACAAATTCTCGGGTATGACTCCCGCACAGCAGCTTGACGCCATATTCACAGCAGTCCGCAGATTACAGCCCTCTGTAGAGGGAGCTTTTCTCACCACCATGAGCGAGCTGGCGGAATTCGGCTATGAGCACGCTTCCTTTGATAAAATGTCAAAGGAGGAGCTGGCTCAGCTGGAGCTGTACTTCAAGCGTGAGCTTATGCCCTTTATCTCGGGCATAGTCATCAATGACGCCCTGCCTTTCCCCTTTTTACAGAACAAGGAGATATACGCCGTAGTGCAGCTGGGCTCGAAAAAGGGCATATCCATAGGTCTGATACCTGCCACTATCAACCGCTCCGAGCGTATGATAAGTCTGGGCAACGACGGCAAGCGCTTTATCCTTGCTGAGGAGGTCATTCTCCACTTCGCTCACCAGATGTTCAAGAACTATAAGGTCATTGACCGTGCTCTCATAAGAGTCACCAGAAGCGCCGCTATCACCGCTTCGGGAACAGGTCCCGAGTTCCGCAGACGCATGGAGGAGCTGGTCGACAAGCGCAAGAAGCTGGAGCCTATGCGCCTTGAGATGTCAGACGTTTTCAGCCGCGATGCACTGGACTACCTCTGCAAGAAGCTGAAGCTGAAAAACGTCCGCGTGTTCACATCGAGGATACCCCTCGACCTGTCTTTCCTGTTCACATTGCAGGAAAACGACGAGGATCCCAAGCTCCACTATATACTTCGCACACCGCGGAAGCCTGCGGCTCTGTCGGATACAAGGACTGTGTTCTCGCAGGTAAAATCAAAGGATATACTGCTGAGCTTCCCCTTTGAGTCCATGAACCAGTCGTTTATCAGACTCCTGCAGGAGTCTGCCAACGACCCCAAGGTTACTTCCATAAAGATAACACTCTACCGTCTTGCACGAAACAGCAAGGTCATAGACGCACTGTGCACCGCTGCCGAAAACGGCAAGGACGTCCTTGTCATGATAGAGCTCCGCGCCCGATTTGACGAGGAAAACAATATAGAATGGTCAAAGCATCTGCAGGAGGCAGGCGTAAATGTCATTTACGGTCCCAAGGAGTTCAAGGCTCACTCAAAGCTCCTGCTCATCACACGCAAGGCGCAGGGCGGCAGCTTCGACTACGTGACGCAGATAGGCACGGGCAACTATAACGAAAAGACTGCTGCTCTTTACACTGATATGATGCTGCTCACTGCCGACAGGGACATTGCTGCCGACGCAGAGGCTGTATTCGATGCTCTGCAGAACGGCACCTTCGTGGAAAACACCAAAAAGCTCCTTGTGTCTCCTCTTGCACTGAGGCCACAGGTGCTGGACATGATGGATCAGCAGATAGCTATCGCCAAGAACGGCGGAAATGGCTATATAGCTGCAAAGATAAACTCTCTCAACGACTTCGCCATTATCACAAAGCTTATTGAAGCTTCGCAGGCAGGCGTCAAGGTGGAACTCATAGTCCGCGGACTGTGCTGCCTTATTGCAGGAGTTCAGGGCTATACCGAGAATATAACCGTCCGCAGTATAGTGGGACGCTTCCTTGAACACAGCCGTATCTTCATTTTCGGTGCGGACGGTCCCGACCAGAAGATCTATATCGGCTCAGCCGACTATATGAGCAGAAATACTATCCGCCGCGTAGAGGTGGCTGCTCCCATTGAGGACGAGCGCCTGAGAAAGCGTATCCGCGAGATGTTCAGCATATTTATGCGGGACAACACAAAGGCAAGGATAATGCTCAGCGACGGAAAATATATCCGCGAGCGCAGAAATTCCGACGTTCCTTTCAATTCGCAGGAATACTTCTACGCAGAGGCTTACAAGCGCCTTGAGGACAAGAGCTCACGCAAGGAGCAGCTCCGCAGGAACCGCGAAAAGAGCGCCGAAAAGAAGGCTCCCGCGAAGAAAGCTCCCGCCAGAAAGACCGCAGGAAGAAAGCCTGCAAAGACAGCTCCCGAAAAGCCTGAAAAGGCTCCCGCAAAGCGCGGCAGACCGAAAAAGACCAAATGA
- a CDS encoding uridine kinase family protein, with protein MNIEIARINQGIEKDPKEFVRAVNEDYMYKLTQIANDIAENHNEKPVILLSGPSGSGKTTTAMMIEKLLDDMGHETHTLSMDNWFCPLTEAEKALAAEGKMDLESPLRVDNQLLNQQIEAISACREIELPKYDFKTSTRTGSGRKFKRNEGEIVIFEGIHALNPAVITVPDSMISKIYVSVRTRISGEGILLHPSRVRLMRRMIRDRNFRKRSLRETMNMFHSVEAGENKYIMPYKYRSDYDVDTFMSYELSAYRNDLLTQLEELSDVPEIKECINVLEQLTPIDKADITPDSLICEFIGHGQFKY; from the coding sequence ATGAATATTGAGATAGCAAGAATAAATCAGGGAATAGAAAAAGACCCAAAGGAATTCGTAAGGGCAGTCAATGAGGACTATATGTACAAGCTGACGCAGATAGCCAACGATATAGCGGAAAACCACAACGAAAAGCCTGTAATACTCCTGTCAGGACCCTCGGGCTCTGGCAAGACCACAACGGCTATGATGATAGAAAAGCTCCTTGACGATATGGGACACGAGACCCATACCCTTTCCATGGACAACTGGTTCTGTCCGCTGACGGAAGCCGAAAAGGCTCTGGCGGCAGAGGGCAAAATGGACTTGGAGTCTCCTCTCCGCGTTGACAACCAGCTCCTGAACCAGCAGATAGAGGCTATCAGCGCCTGCCGCGAGATAGAGCTTCCCAAATACGATTTCAAGACCTCTACCCGTACAGGCTCGGGCAGGAAATTCAAGCGCAACGAGGGCGAGATAGTCATCTTTGAGGGTATCCACGCTCTCAATCCCGCTGTCATCACCGTTCCCGACAGCATGATAAGCAAGATATACGTCAGTGTCCGCACCAGAATATCGGGAGAGGGCATACTTCTCCACCCGTCAAGGGTAAGGCTCATGCGCCGAATGATACGGGACAGGAACTTCCGCAAGCGTTCTCTCCGCGAGACCATGAATATGTTCCACAGCGTTGAAGCGGGCGAGAACAAGTATATAATGCCCTACAAGTACCGCTCGGACTACGACGTGGACACCTTTATGTCCTATGAGCTGTCGGCGTACCGCAACGACCTGCTCACACAGCTGGAGGAGCTTTCCGACGTTCCCGAGATAAAGGAGTGCATAAACGTACTGGAGCAGCTCACGCCCATTGACAAGGCGGATATCACTCCCGATTCCCTCATATGTGAATTCATAGGACACGGACAATTCAAGTATTGA
- the thrS gene encoding threonine--tRNA ligase — MIKLTLPDGSVRELEAAQSAADVIKGIGMGLFKAACCVKINGEVCDLRTVIDSDCKFEVCTFDSLDGKKTFWHTASHILAQAVKRLYPAAKLAIGPAIDNGFYYDFDLEKPFTPEELEKIEGEMKKIVKEGLELEKFELSPADAIAKLKEMDEPYKVELCEEHVDKGEPISFYKQGEFIDLCAGPHLMDTAPVKAFKLLSCTGAYWRGNENNKMLSRVYAIAFPKASQLDEYVKMIEEAKLRDHKKLGKEQALFMFDHTAPGMPYWLPRGWKLFNALLEYWRGVHEDHGYTEISGPVLSKKELWVTSGHWDHYQDGMFVIPAEEDNEVYCAKPMNCPNAIKVYMNKQRSYKELPLKFNQVDVIHRKEKSGELNGLFRVQQFRQDDAHILVTEEQIASEINDIMDIATEMYNTFGLTYKAELSTRPDDYMGDINVWNKAEADLKAILEDKYGPDGYELNEGDGAFYGPKIDLKMKDAIGREWQMGTIQLDFQLPLNFKMKYIASDGSEKQPVMIHRAIFGSFERFIGIITENFAGAFPFWLSPMQVGIVPIRTDHNEYAKKVADLLKKNRIRAEVDYTDDNMKNKIRKFKDFKDPYVVIIGDSEAENEQVSINIRGNKQLKNVPLDKFIEMCRTMNEEHSLDIIDTL; from the coding sequence ATGATCAAATTAACATTACCTGACGGCAGCGTTCGCGAGCTCGAAGCTGCACAGTCAGCAGCAGACGTGATCAAGGGCATAGGCATGGGACTTTTTAAGGCTGCATGCTGCGTAAAGATAAACGGCGAGGTCTGTGACCTCCGCACCGTTATCGACAGCGACTGCAAGTTTGAGGTATGCACCTTTGACAGCCTTGACGGCAAGAAGACCTTCTGGCACACAGCTTCGCATATCCTTGCACAGGCTGTAAAGAGACTTTACCCTGCTGCAAAGCTGGCTATCGGTCCTGCTATCGACAACGGCTTCTACTATGACTTCGACCTGGAAAAGCCTTTCACTCCCGAGGAGCTTGAAAAAATCGAGGGCGAGATGAAGAAGATAGTCAAGGAGGGTCTTGAGCTTGAAAAGTTCGAGCTCTCACCTGCTGACGCTATCGCTAAGCTGAAAGAAATGGACGAGCCCTACAAGGTAGAGCTCTGCGAGGAACACGTTGACAAGGGCGAGCCTATCTCATTCTACAAGCAGGGCGAGTTCATCGACCTCTGCGCAGGTCCTCATCTTATGGACACAGCTCCCGTAAAGGCATTCAAGCTCCTTTCATGTACAGGTGCTTACTGGCGCGGCAACGAGAACAACAAGATGCTCAGCCGTGTATATGCTATCGCATTCCCCAAGGCTTCACAGCTTGACGAGTATGTAAAGATGATCGAGGAAGCTAAGCTCCGCGACCACAAGAAGCTGGGCAAGGAGCAGGCTCTCTTCATGTTCGACCACACAGCTCCGGGTATGCCTTACTGGCTCCCAAGAGGCTGGAAGCTCTTCAACGCACTCCTTGAATACTGGAGAGGCGTTCACGAGGATCACGGCTATACCGAAATTTCAGGTCCTGTTCTTTCCAAGAAAGAGCTCTGGGTTACATCAGGTCACTGGGACCACTATCAGGACGGTATGTTCGTTATACCTGCTGAGGAGGACAACGAGGTATACTGCGCTAAGCCTATGAACTGCCCCAACGCTATCAAGGTTTACATGAACAAGCAGCGCTCTTACAAGGAGCTTCCCCTTAAATTCAATCAGGTAGACGTTATCCACCGTAAGGAGAAGTCAGGCGAGCTCAACGGTCTCTTCCGCGTTCAGCAGTTCAGACAGGACGACGCTCATATCCTTGTTACTGAGGAGCAGATAGCTTCCGAGATAAACGATATCATGGACATCGCTACAGAGATGTACAATACATTCGGTCTTACCTACAAGGCTGAGCTCTCAACTCGTCCCGACGACTACATGGGAGATATCAACGTATGGAACAAGGCTGAGGCTGACCTCAAGGCTATCCTGGAGGACAAGTACGGTCCCGACGGATACGAGCTCAATGAGGGCGACGGCGCATTCTACGGTCCTAAGATCGACCTCAAAATGAAGGACGCTATCGGACGTGAGTGGCAGATGGGTACTATCCAGCTGGACTTCCAGCTCCCGCTGAACTTCAAGATGAAGTACATCGCTTCCGACGGCTCCGAAAAGCAGCCTGTAATGATACACCGTGCTATATTCGGTTCATTCGAGAGATTCATCGGTATCATCACCGAGAACTTCGCAGGCGCATTCCCGTTCTGGCTCTCACCTATGCAGGTAGGTATCGTTCCTATCAGAACAGACCACAATGAGTACGCTAAAAAGGTAGCAGACCTCCTCAAGAAGAACCGCATCAGAGCCGAGGTTGACTACACTGACGACAACATGAAGAACAAGATCAGAAAGTTCAAGGACTTCAAGGATCCATATGTTGTTATCATCGGTGACAGCGAGGCTGAGAACGAGCAGGTTTCTATCAATATCCGTGGCAACAAGCAGCTGAAAAACGTTCCTCTGGACAAGTTCATCGAAATGTGCCGCACAATGAACGAGGAACATTCTCTCGATATCATCGACACACTGTAA
- a CDS encoding glycine--tRNA ligase, with protein MLKNNEKVMDKIVDLCKSKGFVYPGSEIYGGLANTWDYGPLGVELKNNIKRAWMKKFVQENKYNVGLDSAILMNPQTWVASGHIGGFSDPLMDCKECKTRHRADNLIEDFDGTNVAGWSNEQMMNYIKEKGITCPNCGKQNFTDIRQFNLMFKTFQGVTEDSKSELYLRPETAQGIFVNFANIQRTTRKKVPFGVAQVGKSFRNEITPGNFIFRVREFEQMELEFFCKPGTDLEWFDYWRSYCKNFLLSLGLKEENIRLRDHDQEELCFYSKATTDFEYLFPFGWGELWGVADRTDYDLTQHINTSGKSLEYFDPETNEKYIPYVIEPSLGVERLFLSVVTEAYDEEEMVSTDKDGKEKRETRTVMHFHPALAPFKAAVLPLVKKLTPKAEEVYDMLSKKFMVDFDEAGTIGKRYRRQDEIGTPFCITYDFDTLEKDNCVTVRDRDTMQQERVNINDLVAYLEAKMQF; from the coding sequence ATGCTTAAAAACAATGAAAAAGTAATGGACAAGATAGTTGACCTTTGTAAGTCAAAGGGCTTTGTATACCCCGGCTCTGAAATTTACGGCGGTCTTGCAAATACATGGGACTACGGTCCTCTCGGCGTTGAGCTGAAGAACAACATCAAGAGAGCTTGGATGAAGAAGTTCGTTCAGGAGAACAAGTACAACGTTGGTCTTGACTCCGCTATCCTCATGAATCCACAGACATGGGTGGCTTCGGGACATATCGGCGGCTTCTCAGACCCTCTCATGGACTGTAAGGAGTGTAAGACACGTCACCGTGCAGACAATCTCATCGAGGACTTCGACGGCACTAACGTTGCAGGCTGGTCCAACGAGCAGATGATGAACTACATCAAGGAAAAGGGCATTACCTGCCCTAACTGCGGCAAGCAGAACTTCACAGATATCCGCCAGTTCAACCTTATGTTCAAGACGTTCCAGGGCGTTACTGAGGACAGCAAGTCCGAGCTCTATCTCCGCCCCGAGACTGCACAGGGTATCTTTGTAAACTTCGCTAATATCCAGAGGACTACACGTAAAAAGGTTCCTTTCGGCGTTGCACAGGTAGGTAAGTCCTTCCGTAACGAGATAACACCCGGCAACTTCATCTTCCGTGTACGTGAGTTCGAGCAGATGGAGCTTGAGTTCTTCTGCAAGCCGGGTACAGACCTTGAGTGGTTCGACTACTGGAGAAGCTACTGCAAGAACTTCCTGCTCTCACTGGGTCTCAAGGAGGAGAATATCCGTCTCCGCGACCACGATCAGGAGGAGCTCTGCTTCTATTCAAAGGCTACAACAGACTTCGAGTACCTCTTCCCATTCGGCTGGGGCGAGCTCTGGGGCGTTGCAGACAGAACTGACTACGACCTGACACAGCACATCAACACCAGCGGCAAGTCCCTCGAATACTTCGACCCCGAGACAAACGAGAAGTATATCCCATACGTTATCGAGCCGTCTCTCGGCGTTGAGAGACTCTTCCTCTCAGTAGTAACAGAGGCTTACGACGAGGAAGAAATGGTTTCCACAGACAAGGACGGCAAGGAGAAGAGAGAGACAAGAACTGTTATGCACTTCCACCCTGCACTTGCTCCTTTCAAGGCTGCTGTGCTTCCTCTCGTTAAGAAGCTCACACCAAAGGCTGAGGAAGTATACGACATGCTCTCCAAGAAGTTCATGGTAGACTTCGACGAGGCAGGTACTATCGGTAAGAGATACCGCCGTCAGGACGAGATAGGTACACCTTTCTGTATCACATACGACTTCGATACACTTGAAAAGGATAACTGCGTAACAGTCCGTGACCGTGACACAATGCAGCAGGAGCGCGTAAACATCAACGACCTCGTTGCATACCTCGAAGCAAAAATGCAGTTCTGA
- a CDS encoding ABC transporter substrate-binding protein, whose translation MNNKAKFISILAAVSLLTGCGALNNSSQDPESNTEAKTAVQAGASAPTEEKDCCKDGEKDCCKDGVADCCGDSAEAVLGKPEKTDINIGYLNSTAHLLAFVAQEEGYFKEEGLKVTLTQFSSAAELVNGLESDKLDVAFIGSVPTLTFQSQGHDVSIFGGAMTNGHGYVIKSEFADKDELGVEVLKGRNVASVKNSVQDAELQILLKNAHIEIGEGADKVNIVYFDSQKDAYAALLNSSIDAASVYSPYASLAKSQGYKVVYYCAHEKALENQPCCRQVAKTSALNDSPNTFTAVERAFIKAYHFTQSDHDKTIKDVKKYIDIDEEFIDTEVYGGYSVSSPDPDKQGTLTLKDTIIELGYTNDYDIEPYYNTDIYKKALDSILAENSDDIYKSLEEHFNDYE comes from the coding sequence ATGAATAACAAGGCTAAATTTATTTCTATACTGGCAGCGGTTTCGCTGCTCACAGGCTGCGGAGCTTTAAACAACAGCTCACAGGATCCGGAATCAAACACAGAGGCTAAGACAGCAGTTCAGGCAGGAGCTTCTGCTCCCACAGAGGAAAAGGACTGTTGTAAGGACGGAGAAAAGGACTGCTGCAAGGACGGCGTGGCTGACTGCTGCGGCGACAGTGCAGAGGCAGTTCTCGGCAAGCCAGAAAAGACCGACATCAACATCGGCTACCTGAACTCTACAGCACATCTCCTCGCATTCGTTGCTCAGGAGGAGGGCTACTTCAAGGAAGAGGGACTTAAAGTCACACTCACACAGTTCTCCAGCGCGGCTGAGCTGGTAAACGGACTTGAATCCGACAAGCTTGACGTTGCATTCATTGGTTCGGTACCAACACTTACTTTCCAGAGTCAGGGACATGACGTTTCAATATTCGGCGGAGCAATGACAAACGGTCACGGCTACGTTATCAAATCCGAATTCGCAGACAAGGACGAGCTTGGTGTTGAAGTATTAAAGGGCAGGAACGTTGCTTCCGTAAAGAACAGCGTTCAGGACGCAGAGCTCCAGATACTTCTGAAGAATGCCCACATCGAAATAGGCGAGGGCGCTGACAAGGTGAACATCGTTTACTTCGACAGCCAGAAGGACGCTTATGCAGCACTTCTCAACAGCTCTATCGACGCAGCTTCCGTATATTCGCCCTACGCTTCGCTTGCAAAGTCTCAGGGCTACAAGGTAGTTTACTACTGCGCACACGAAAAGGCTCTTGAAAATCAGCCTTGCTGCCGTCAGGTAGCCAAGACATCAGCTCTCAATGACAGCCCCAATACATTCACAGCTGTTGAGAGAGCATTCATAAAAGCTTATCACTTCACACAGTCCGACCATGACAAGACCATCAAGGACGTTAAGAAGTACATCGACATTGACGAGGAGTTCATAGACACAGAGGTTTACGGCGGATACAGCGTATCAAGCCCCGATCCTGACAAGCAGGGTACTCTCACTCTTAAAGATACTATCATAGAACTTGGATATACAAACGATTACGACATCGAGCCATACTACAACACAGACATCTACAAAAAGGCTCTTGACAGTATCTTGGCTGAGAACTCCGATGATATCTACAAATCATTAGAGGAGCATTTCAATGACTACGAATAA
- a CDS encoding ABC transporter ATP-binding protein yields MTTNKIEIKDLTVNYIENKRSFNALHDVSFGVADGEFVSVIGASGCGKSTLLSVLEGLYAPAGGTVQIDGKELHGTGTERGVVFQHYSLFPWMTTRKNIEFGIKQSRHDVKRSERAKIADEFLTKVGLTGFGNKFPSQLSGGMQQRAAIARALAMDTEILLMDEPFSAIDAKNRVILQELLLKLWEGDGSEPRKTVVFVTHDIDEAILLSDKIVVLTAHPGTVNEVVKVPFDRPRRREDLVKTDEYGKFRNRLLSLLYNDIAERIGGDEVVL; encoded by the coding sequence ATGACTACGAATAAGATAGAAATAAAAGACCTTACCGTAAATTACATAGAAAACAAGCGCAGCTTCAACGCACTCCACGACGTTTCATTCGGAGTTGCCGACGGCGAGTTCGTAAGCGTTATCGGTGCAAGCGGCTGCGGCAAATCAACTCTGCTCAGTGTGCTGGAGGGGCTCTATGCCCCTGCCGGCGGCACAGTACAGATAGACGGCAAGGAGCTTCACGGCACAGGTACAGAGCGCGGAGTCGTTTTCCAGCACTATTCGCTGTTCCCGTGGATGACCACAAGAAAGAACATCGAGTTCGGCATAAAGCAGTCCAGACACGATGTAAAGCGCAGTGAACGCGCCAAGATAGCAGACGAATTCCTCACAAAGGTAGGACTTACAGGCTTCGGCAATAAGTTCCCCTCACAGCTCTCGGGCGGTATGCAGCAGAGAGCAGCTATTGCAAGAGCTCTTGCAATGGATACCGAGATACTTCTCATGGACGAACCGTTCAGCGCTATCGACGCCAAGAACCGCGTTATATTGCAGGAGCTTCTCCTTAAACTCTGGGAGGGCGACGGCTCAGAGCCCCGCAAGACTGTTGTATTCGTTACTCACGATATCGACGAGGCTATACTTCTTTCCGATAAGATAGTAGTTCTCACAGCTCACCCCGGTACAGTAAACGAAGTGGTAAAGGTACCCTTCGACCGTCCACGCAGACGTGAGGATTTGGTCAAGACCGATGAGTACGGCAAGTTCAGAAACAGACTGCTCTCACTTCTTTACAATGACATTGCCGAACGCATCGGCGGAGATGAGGTGGTACTATGA
- a CDS encoding ABC transporter permease, whose product MTLKKRYLRITHLLFIALLLIQLLPDKSTKEVFTGSLIAFAVGLEVIVLAASSFIKKEESLSLLLDITGFVFVLLGVWSLATAKYNILNDLLFPAPGKVIHQFTEDRSAIFTNIVSSLGTTIKGFLIAAAVAIPLGLFIGWSARVGGAATYITKFFSSIPPIVYIPYGIALLPTFKSVSVFVIFLATFWPVFAGTMSGVLGVDKRIIDSAKVLNVSKPEMLFRVILPASLQQIFLGCNQGLSVSFILLTSAEMIGARDGMGYYVKYYSDFGDYTRTITGLLVIGFVVIAVTFLFNKLQNRLLRWKH is encoded by the coding sequence ATGACGCTTAAAAAACGCTATCTCCGTATCACACACCTGCTGTTCATAGCACTTCTGCTTATACAGCTTCTCCCCGACAAGTCCACAAAGGAAGTTTTCACAGGCTCACTTATAGCCTTTGCAGTGGGACTTGAAGTCATCGTGCTTGCAGCCTCCTCATTCATCAAAAAAGAGGAAAGCCTGTCACTTCTCCTTGATATCACGGGCTTTGTGTTCGTACTTCTGGGAGTATGGTCACTGGCTACTGCAAAGTACAATATACTCAACGACCTGCTTTTCCCTGCACCCGGCAAGGTGATACACCAGTTCACCGAGGACAGATCGGCTATATTCACCAATATAGTAAGTTCCCTCGGCACAACGATCAAGGGCTTCCTTATCGCGGCTGCCGTTGCAATACCTCTGGGACTTTTCATCGGCTGGAGCGCAAGAGTAGGCGGAGCTGCCACATACATCACAAAGTTTTTCAGCTCAATTCCGCCTATAGTTTACATACCCTACGGTATCGCACTTCTCCCCACATTCAAGTCCGTATCCGTATTCGTTATCTTCCTTGCAACATTCTGGCCTGTATTCGCAGGTACAATGAGCGGTGTTCTCGGAGTTGACAAGAGAATAATCGACTCGGCAAAGGTGCTCAACGTAAGCAAGCCCGAAATGCTGTTCAGAGTTATTCTTCCCGCTTCCCTGCAGCAGATATTCCTTGGCTGCAATCAGGGTCTGAGCGTGTCCTTCATACTTCTCACATCGGCTGAGATGATAGGCGCACGCGACGGAATGGGCTATTATGTGAAGTACTACTCCGACTTCGGAGACTACACCAGAACTATCACAGGACTTCTCGTTATCGGTTTTGTTGTAATTGCAGTTACATTCCTGTTCAACAAGCTTCAGAATCGACTGCTTCGCTGGAAACACTGA
- a CDS encoding class I SAM-dependent methyltransferase has translation MVNERESVTAKICAFVRAWHSNRSRQKIYDDYLAYDMLGKEEYDSIYELISSGLDGSQMFSREDTEQIISEYFAPIPLSRIHFNESRLADFAKENGKVQYVICGAGSDTFAFRNDNEDIEVFEIDHPDTQRYKLEKIRELEWNIRSNVHYVPVDFEKERMCGKLLEAGFDPSKKTFFSILGVTYYLTLDVFTDTLSQMAELSALGSAVVFDYPIKTGEFPRRVERLELMTEALGEVMRGGYDYSEVSRALYSLGFQIDTYMPPEKVQKEYFDGRQDDLKAFENVSLISAAYTAGYDYK, from the coding sequence ATGGTAAATGAAAGAGAAAGCGTAACCGCTAAGATATGCGCATTTGTGAGAGCATGGCACTCAAACAGGTCGCGCCAGAAGATATACGACGATTACCTTGCCTACGATATGCTTGGCAAGGAGGAATACGACAGCATATACGAGCTAATCAGCAGCGGACTTGACGGTTCGCAGATGTTCTCCCGCGAGGACACCGAGCAGATAATCAGCGAATACTTCGCTCCCATACCGCTGTCGAGGATACACTTCAACGAGAGCAGGCTTGCGGACTTCGCAAAGGAAAACGGAAAGGTCCAGTACGTCATATGCGGCGCAGGCTCGGACACATTTGCATTCCGCAACGACAACGAGGATATCGAGGTATTTGAAATAGACCACCCCGACACTCAGCGCTACAAGCTTGAAAAAATACGGGAGCTTGAATGGAATATCCGCTCAAACGTACACTATGTACCCGTTGATTTCGAGAAAGAGCGAATGTGCGGCAAGCTTCTTGAAGCAGGCTTTGACCCGTCGAAAAAGACATTTTTCAGCATACTGGGAGTAACCTACTACCTGACGCTGGACGTGTTCACGGATACCCTCAGTCAAATGGCTGAGCTCTCTGCACTGGGAAGCGCTGTGGTGTTCGATTATCCCATTAAAACGGGGGAATTTCCACGCAGAGTTGAAAGACTTGAGCTTATGACGGAAGCTCTCGGAGAGGTCATGCGGGGCGGCTACGATTACAGTGAGGTCTCCCGTGCACTGTACTCACTGGGCTTCCAGATAGACACATATATGCCCCCCGAAAAGGTACAGAAGGAGTACTTCGACGGACGTCAGGACGACCTGAAAGCATTTGAAAACGTGAGCCTGATATCGGCTGCCTACACCGCAGGCTATGACTATAAATAG